In the genome of Impatiens glandulifera chromosome 6, dImpGla2.1, whole genome shotgun sequence, the window ggaaaatttaaGTGCTGGCTGGGACACATCGCCATTGTATGACAACGCGATCCATATCTTATACAAAGCCATGGACAATGATAAACGTTTTAGGGATGCCATGCACAAATACTTTAAAGATCGAACACCCGATGTGGTGGTACCCAAAGTGGGGGTACCCGGAGTGGGGTACCCGAAGTGGGGGTACCCGAAGTGGAAAATCGTTTACAAATGGTAGTTAGTGCTATAAAAAGACCAAAAGTGGTGTCTAAACAAAAAGTCCGGAAAAATCCCCTACGGAATGTAAAAATTCCGGCACGCCTTCAATCTCCATATATGACGAAGAACAAGCTAAAAAATCAAACTTACTTTCACATTGTCCAAGTAGATTCCTGAGATGAAATCATTTTGGGGTTCATTTTTgcaaatgaagatgatgataaCACGAGGTAATTAATGATGTTTATATTTCTTAGTTAGTTTAATGATGGTTTCGGGTCctgaaatggtggtttcgggacccgaaatagatGTTTTTCGTCCCGAAATGAATGTTTCTCTTCttgaaagggtggtttcggaaCCCGAAAGGGTGATTTAAAGTCCCGAAAGGGTGGTTTTGAGTCCCAAAATGGATGGTTTCGAGTCTTGAAAGGGTGGTTTCTGGTCCTAAAATGGATGGTTTCTGGTCCTAAAATGGATGGTTTCTAGTCCTAAAATGGATGGTTTCTTGTCCCCAAAAGGTGGTTTATGTGTTTTCTTCATTATGTGATTTTTAGGAAGGAAGTGATGTATGAAACTGAGCATACCAAGATCAACATAGGGAATTTCCTGTCAATGAAAAATGGATGCCAAGTTGAAACTGGTATTATTGATGCATGAGCACACATTACGTGTAATCATAGTAAACTAACTTACTAGGGGAAATTTGTTTTTTGACAATTGTTACTGTAAGTCACtatatctttctttttttcatgtttaaaCCAATGGTCTAATTGTGATGTTAATTGTATTTGCAGGTTTTTTTTATAGAGATTCACAAACTTTTAATGAACAAgttattgaagaaatgagacAATTCGAAATAACACCCGAAGAACTGAAAAATGTTGATCGCGTAAgtccaatattttaatatcttctGAATCttgctcatatatataatattttaatatgactTTGCAGATCTTTTTcccaattttatatgaaaatactATTATGTTGTTTGCATCAATAAGAAAAAGAGAGTAATATAAATCATTGACAACCTCCCACTGCCTAAAAAAATGGCATGGGAAGATAAATATGTCACAATTCAGAAACTGATAAGTTGAACGTGTTTATATGTTGAAGTGTTTTCAAATCTATGTTTATTAGCTTCATTGGTAAAACAGATAGAAACCTTCGTGGAGTTCTTCAAAACTATCGACCTGAACATCGCAACCAAAATTGCTAAATTCTCGTTCAAAGTTTTGAAATTAGCTTGGCAGGACAATTCAAATACAATAGATTGCATAATATACTGTATGAGACATATTCAAACTTATTTGGGTGATGCAAAGTGAGATTGTGGTATAACCATAACAAATGTAAGTTACATATTTCacattttgattgttttatgaTTCTTTAATAGCTactgaattttattttttttgtaggcAAGTAGATTTCTTGAAGTTTTACGAGTGAAATTTTGTGCAACCATCGTTAGGTCaactttaaacaaaaatttgaacaatatttttaagagatatttagaaattataaaagtaGATTCTCCTGAAACGTATGAGTTGTATTTATATAAGTAGCACATTGTGGTATTTTATAGTCTTCAATTCTGTTcgatttttttgttttcaattcTTTTTGATTTTGTGACAAAATGTTCATTTCGCGACAAGAAACTACcctttcgggacaagaaaccaccctttcgggacaagaaaccacCCTTCCGGGACGAGAAATGACCATTTCAGGATAAGAAACCACCCTTTTAGGACaagaaaccatccatttcgagACGAGAAACGACCCTTTTGGGATaagaaaccatccatttcgggtcctaaAACCACcctttcgggacaagaaattcaaagttacaaagttattttaaagaaattcaAAGTTACAACATGATCATATAATTACTATATTCGATGAATGTTATCCCCACACGCATTATCTTCGACATATAtttgagaggacaaaagtgatgtgaaagAAAATTGAGTCGATAATGGATCATTCCATTGTTattgttgtgttgaatccaaCACTACTGATGTTGTGGCCGTATTTCCCTTCATTTTTGATCTCGACGACTTCTTGAGGATTTTctcaattaaagattgtttcctctttgttggtggtcgtcctcgacttctaactttgttaggagagtgtatcaaaatgaATGTAgctggagatggagatggagatacTTCTGTGCTTTTGTCTTTAGAAGATTTTGTCTTTAGATGCTTCTGTGCTTCCATGATTAAGTGACATAAACAGTTTCATCAAGCCTTTTATGTCGttcatcaaaaaaaaaacaattgtctTCAGATTTTACTCAAACTTGTTGAACCTTttgcatcaatcgagttagactattATGACGTTTTTTTCTTCCACAGACATATCTGGATTATAAATGTTGGTGATAGTttgatacccacgcttaatatctttacgccaccggtccattatataacacattggtacctcattcaccctcattttCTTCAACACAACCatgatatgcctacacaaaataCCTCTGAATTCAAACAATTGACATTGACATTGACATTTAACATTGCAGTCCATTTCGGTATAATGCactttgtaagaaacatctcttacATGTTCTCCATTAATTCCCAAAATGATTTCCTAAACTCTAAATATACAACTTGTCCATTCCTCTTCAATGActgagatgtcgcacaacatcaaCCATCTAACTTCTTCTTGAACCAACCTAAATATATCTGGAGTGTAGAAGGTTTGGTACTGCCTTTCAAAGACAAATTCACTAacagttggtatcaaagaattaaacgattgaaaatccaatttcttttctctctcgatatttctcAACAGAGCCCTATTATATTGCTCGATGAATTGTTTGAGGGATGTTTTGGATTGCATGTAGTCATTAAAGAAGGCGTTCATACTTTAACTCTgttgagatgttgacatcccgACCCAAAATTGTCCTTTCACATAAATAtgtatccatttagatctttccaaaaATAAAGATTTCAACCTGACATTATCTTCCAGCTAATAATCTTCTATTAGTCTAATCCAGTCCTATtcgcattgttgaatatttatggagttgtatactatgtttttcagcctcttctttattagatagccttttctttattaaatgGTATTCAGTATGCCTTCCAAGTTTTATAgaaagtttcttcattatatgccacaaacaaaatcgatgatgagttttaggaaataccttctcaattgcaatcgccatggatcgacattggtctgtgattatggAATTTGGAGGACGATCATCCATACATTCCAACCATGTTCTAAACAACaaagtgaaagaatttgaatcttcacttgacaataagccacatccaagtaaaatggattgaccatAATGATTAACCTCGACAAACGGAGCGAACGAcatgtcatagcgatttgtcaaataggttgtatcgaaagagataacattatgaaaatcttcaaaggcagctctgcacctaccatctgcccaaaacacgtttttaatttgGGATTCCTcatccaaatcaataaggtaaAAAAAGTTTGAGTTCCTGATTtgcattcttaaaaaataattagtgagtgcttTAGCATCCCCACTCCTTAACTTCAACCTTCGTGCTTGtgtaacgtaatttctacatgttctctcatcgaaagacatattttcataccctccagcttcCACTACAAGgtattgaaatgttttggccacaattattccagcttcatcctttgtatccaatcttctctttacatttccgtctattactttgtaggatctaacatTGTGTATCCTCTTAGGGtttaatgtatggttgtgctcaagacaaatacttgttatcacatattccccttcattccgaacaacaacattatctttgctttacaatctgtcttcgttattggtttaggctgatgaaacttatttttggcattcgattctttcataaaactcttAGCACAACCAATGTTAaagtatttcctcttaccacTTACATTTTTGCTCCTTAACTTGGTAATACCGAATTTagttaagtgggcatatgatgtgtagaattcaaAAAGAATGTCACTACAAAATATAAGTGTAACCGTAAGAAAtatgtcccgaaaccaccctttttaGTCTCGAAACCACCCTTTCAGGTCCTTAAACCACCCTTTTGGGTCTTGAAACTACCCATTTTGGGTCCCAAAACCAcatatttcgggtcctgaaacgaCCCTTTTGGGttccaaaaccaatatttttGGTCTAGAAACAACCCTTTAGGCCCCGATACCATTCTTTTAGATCCCGAAATGATGGTTTCGGGACATTTCGAGACATTGAAATGTACATTTTTTATACCAACAATTGGGTACCTTTCAGGTTCAACAGGGGGGATTTGTTCAGGTTCAGTGCTTCATCTATTGTGTTGTTAAAGTTCGATACTTCAGTAGTGCTGGTTTCCTGAAAATTCAAACAGTTCGTCATTATACAAAAACGAAGCACTAATGCAGTTGAATAACGAACTGAAATAAATCCATAAACCCTAAATAACTAGATCTgtaaaaactaaataactagATCTGcaaaaactaaaaactaaataactagATACTGTAAAAATAATACCATGGGGTTTCGGCGGAGaagtttcagagagagaaataaatgaagccggagaagtttcagagagaaataaatgaagacGGAAATAAATAAAGCCGGATTcgtgtatatattttttaatttttttttctgtctctctctcctacccacgtTGCAAgaccacgtaggattcgtggatTGCTTTCGCTAAcatttcgttgagtttatcatttctctaaacaaatatcttaataatttaaataatatatattcaattatttttttcaaaccataCGCGAAATAGAATTAAATTACCATTCTAATGTTTTTTCATACATCAAAATTCAATTGTAATTTAATactaatataatttcaattttttttatatgtgatATCATGATTGAAACTCACTTATTATGTACCAATTGATCAGTCcaactgaaataaaaaaaagaaggtaaccattttttaatatcaaCTCTCGTGGTTTTATTATCAAAACAtagatttttgtaattttttaaattaagaagcctacctaatttcattttaatttaagttgtttgaagtaatttttttatttaatataatttattctcgtaactctaatttaaattgagaatttacttaaaattgttattaatttgtaaactggtataattaatagtttattttaaatgtaaaaatttattttaaaaatatattatatataattaatttaagaaataataataaataaatgacactactaaaatcataaatacaaaatcaataaaataagttaatttacttgaataaacaatatatacatattataaatacaaattcatTTTATGAGGTAAAAtcgaaataatttataaacttgtaaatTTATACCATCGTAAATTTTAAATCAGTTTAACTAGATTAAGAGTTTATATATCATTTACACACTCTTTAGCCTATTTTAAAATAGTCAAATTGTCAAATTAATCTATtagaatcaaattaatattttaaatgtccTTAGttacaacttttattttaatttagtaatttaataCTATTAGATAAGTGTAGTTAAAAGCCTTCATTAACATTTTAGATGCAATtcaataagaataaaatataaaaaatgtgttttatatAATCTCACTAAATAGTGTAAATCAACCGTAGTGATTTCTAAGATGACTGAAAACGctttaaacaaaaatgaaaatcgTTTCtacgttaaaaaaatatgaattatatgCATAAAtgttaactaatattttatctgaattatttttacttagttaaattatatctaaattattaaaaattattattttttcaatactaatatcatcataataaaaaattttaaattattaaaataaaaatgattttattttcatttagtaGAAAGtataagataaaattagatgaaaataaatttaggtgataaaataatatgaaattattgaaaaaatgtgatttttttgataatttttttaattagattatatatatatatatatatatatattttttttttaataaaacatgattattttaatattgacaaaatgaaaaataagttatctAGTGCATTAGTTCCGTGTGGACTCCACCGACCAATCAAGTAGAAATATTCCGATCTTTTCACATTGTCGCatgatattaaaaatgtcagtagatatcttatataaaatgaacataaattttatgtatattttcaataaaatataataaaatatatgttattatagttaggccttgtttgatacgataaaaacaaactattatataatttcatcAATTGCTTATCAATTCAATtacttaaaatatgttttctttattattatctttttaaatttacattattaGTAACCTTACTAATGATCACATATCAGATTcagtcaaatttattttttaaataaatttaacttcaatgtttatatttaattaagactCTATATCTATCCttgtatgaattaaatattgaatcaatttaaatatcaaataattaattagtattctctatcttttaaataaattttaaaataattagttaaacaAAATTAGGTATAAgaatactaatataataataatttaaacaaatattatgattagaaaaaacataaaattaaaaattgtgtgTAATTTTTagttgataataatatttattaataccTCTTAAATGTGGATcgaatttattatattaatattttaattaaatttgtgtaTCCGGCCCTATAgtcaataatttgatatttttttctttagatTGAGTCAGTATAACCCATTAACGGTTTTATCGATTTAAATGTTTATTGTAATTAATCAAATAGAAAGAGTTCTAAGTAACTGATTATCTTAATATTCATCAAAACCATTTTAAAATGAAGTAATATTCTgtcttaatttttaatgatatgcgtttaaaatgaaataatattctgtcttaatttttaatgatacatgtttaaaagattaaagatgaatagtttgattttaaatttaaacgttttaagttaAAAGTTAAAGAAATGACAATAGTTAACACCGTTTTCAACTCAACAGCATACACAAACCCATTTTGGGTAACAGCATACACAAACCCATTTTGGGTTTAGAAGTACccagggacgaatctatgtaagGGCTCGAGTGGGCTGAAGTCCATcccgaaaaaaaataaaataaaatatatttatttatttatttttttttacggtagaaatatgatattattcttaatttcttaaaaaaaaattaatataatttattgttttttttatctaattattaaaaaaatgataaaattttacttttatatacttgttttttttttaaattttttcgttattattttaaaccaatcataaatttttttcaagcccacccaGTTCGAAATCCTGAATCCGTCCCTGAAAGCACCAACCCACCATTAAACTCATACGCATAATGTGTTTTTATCAATTCCTCTCTCCCCGAAAACACATATATAAGTTTCTACTATTCATccatcaaaaattaattttaaatatatttcagtCTTTAatgtgttttaatatttaaaaactgagtttaaaattatagtttaaaattataggtttaattttattttttatataatttatttatatattaatcttgtttatataatttatttttagtaagGTTTATTTAGtcgaattataaatatataattaattttattttaatttaattttaattttattaaatgaatgaaaaaaagattaaagttaaatatgtaaagttgataaatatataaataatataaaaaaaaagttaaaaagttagtgtaagaaaaaaaattttaagaaatttttttgaatttagaaatgAATTTTGGGTTGGTGAAGAATGACTGTTTAATGtgatttttaatgtattttaaatttaaaaatgaatttgttggttgaaaatgatgtaaactatatttatatgaaaacaaataaaaataaaataaattattaacttttgACATGGTCAAACAAGCAATCTATTACAAGTAaaagaaagtaaaagaaaattcaaTGTAAAAGAGGAACTTTTTACCCACTTTTTATCTTTACATTCATGGTTAAGGAAAGAGATGGGACCGGACGATTATCGGCAATGTTCACATTCAAGAAATTCAATTTGGGCATCAAACCCTCATTATCATCATCCCCTTTCTTTATTCAATTGTGACGGACACTGTAAAACttacaagaagaagaagtagtAGTAAGCCTTCTTATTTCTCTCTTTTGACTTTCTATATAGCCATCTTTCTTGATTAACGTTCTCAACTGCCTGCTCTCAtttactaatattatattttgcaCTTGGATCTTCTCTCAATGCGCGCCAGATCGTTTGATTGAGTGATTCTTGTATTCTCTGCGTTGTTTTCGTCATCTCCGATTCCTTCCAGCGAGATTTTCCAGGTGGGTTTATGCGATTCGTCAAACGTCTAATtaactacttttttttttgttgaatttgcTTCTGTCAGAAGTCAGTATTCAATTATTCATGCGAATCTGGAATCTGGGTATCTGTATTATAAGCTTTTACGCCAAAGTTCTACTACAAAGTTACAAAATTTGACATTTATCTATCATATAATAAGCTCTAACTGTTGATTCATTTCTCTCTTTACTTGTGATTGCTTTTCTTATGTAAACTAGAGAGACATGATTTTGCTGATGCTTGggtgaattttgttttttcatttgttcCTGTAGTGAATTAGATTTGGCCAATATGACAGAAGAATCGAAGAGTTTCTTGAAGAATTTCTATATACCTGATTACATTCTTTTATCTGATCGTGAGAAAGATACTGTTTTTGAAGCACCAGCATGCCCAGTATTGGTGTTCATTAACTCTAAAAGTGGAGGTCAGCTTGGTGGGAATCTTCTTGGTACATATCGATCTCTTCTTAATGAAAATCAGGTATATTTCATTGATTCTTTACTGTTGATATGGATTCTGAAACTTCATTTTGAATTGctttaaaactttttttctgTATTTAGGTCATCGATTTGCTTGAAGAGGCTCCTGATAATGTTTTACGGAGAGTGTATTTCAACTTAGAAAAACTCAAGTCCAATGGTGATGAACTTGCCCCTCAGATTGAGGAGAAATTAAGAATCATAGTGAGTTCATCTCTGTATGTTCTTAACATTTGTACTTCAATGCCTTGCATTTTCTTATGTCATGAATTGATGTTTAGGTTGCTGGTGGAGATGGCACAGCTGGCTGGCTGCTTGGAGTTGTTTCTGATCTTAAATTGTCTCAGCCACCACCGATTGCTACAGTGCCCTTAGGAACTGGAAATAACCTCCCTTTTGCATTTGGTTGGGTAAGTGGTAACACTAGTACACAGTTGATGAGATAATTTTTGTGTGATTAGTTTTAGTTTGATGGAAAATCAGGAAGATAGCCCATTTTGAAACACTCTCTGGGTATGAATCCGGACCCAGATGAGAAACCGTGAATAAATTTCCAAATGTATGACTAAGACACTAAGTTCTTCTATTTCAAAATGTGATCTCATATGGATCCACATCtagatgaaatatttaacaaaaaaaaagttttttcaaaTGCTAATAAGCAAGCCTCGTATGGTCTAGTAGAATAAGTTCAATACTGGCCTGTTTGAAACATGATAAAAGGTTCATGCTGCTTTTGAACCAGGTGATGAAACTTTTGCACCTGTGTTCTGGTTAGCATTTTCatcaaaacatttaaaattatttgacgaATGTCATTGATATGCACGAGtttcttattattttcttttcatcttCAAATTCTTCTTTGAGCATTAGCATGATCATGTTTTGTGGTTGCTTTATTCTCCTTTGGATGCTTTTGATCACCTTGCATATCGGGTAACATGAGAATTCTGATTTGCAGGGAAAGAAGAATCCCGGGACTGATACTGATTCTGTGTTGTCATTTTTAAATCGAGTAATAAAGGcgaaagaaatgaaaatagaCAGGTTTGTCATTTCTTTACTTGATGAACTCATATGGTCACAGGCAACTAGTTTATTGTGAGAAGGATTTACATTTCAAATATGACACTTCAATGATAAAGCTGCATGATGCAAGAAACTTAACAATGATAAGCTTTTATACTCAACTATATACCTCTAAAAACCGCAAAAAATACAGACGAGGACGACATTTCATTTGTCAATATGATTTTTTAACCATATCAATCACTATGGcattaatgaatgaatgattGAATGATTTGTTCACGAATGATTTCTACTGCTAAGACACTCCTTTTCTCCATACATGTTGGTATTTGAACTCCAGACACTTGCAACTATGGCAAGGCATTGGATACCCTTAATACACATGGCTCCATTTCGAAACACTTTTTGAATTCTGGATCGGGATCTGTCTTGTCCaagtttagtttccaaacatttCCGTATCTGATCCAGAACCATTTTCATatcaaaaaccaaattttaaaagtgtttcAAAATGGGGCCAATATCGTTCAATTTTGTTGTTCTATATAATTTAGTATTCGTGCTTTCAAAAGTTAACACTTCCTAATCTCATCGTTATATGATCTTCTAATGTGTCTCTTCCTGTAATTGTCATCTATAATCCAGCTGGCACATTCTAATGAGAATGAGGGCTCCAAAGCAAGGCGATTGTGATCCTCTTGGCCCCCTTGATTTACCTCATTCCTTGCATGCCTTTCAACGTGTTTCTTCAACAGACACTCTCAATGTTGTAAGACACTGAATTCTTGATTTCTTAATGTTTTTTCCGTCATGGAATGAACCTAACGAAACTATAAGAAAGTTATCTTTTTAATTTCCTACTATAAAATTTGATAGaagttcatttttctttttgaaactTTCATCAAAGATTCGTTTTGCTTCCTCAATTTTTTGGGCTCGTTTTGCTTTATGTACTtttcaaaaattgaaaaaattactTCCCGTCATCAGTTCTTGGTTAGCTtcattaaaatttcttaaatcaTCTATACACATTTCTTAAATCTCTTGgttaaaatagtttttctttGTTAAAATTATGACGGAAAGTTATTTGAGCCATTTTTAAAAGTTCATGAAGCAAAACGAGCGTGCCACAACTTGGAAGCAAAACGAGGTTATGATGCAAGTTTAGGAAGTAAAATGAGCTTATTTCTGAAAAAAATGTGttgataatttgtttaattgtgGATTTTTTTGCCTTTATAAGAAAATAACTTACTCTTTTGTTAAAAAAAGAGTAAGATTGCTATGTGCTACCTTATGACCTTTATAGTTTGATTTGATAACTGCATTTTTATAAGATATCATAAGACTTTAATAAGGATTGTTCATGAAGCACAGTAAAGGTGATTTCTTCTGTCGGCTTGGATAAAATAGTTCAACGGTTGGACAATAACACTGTTATATGTCGTCTTGGATAAAAAACAAGCCAAACTACAATAGAATCAGTAAACAGTTGTGGATGCTAGttataactaatataatctaCATTCTTGCAGGAGGGTTTCCACACATTTCGTGGAGGGTTCTGGAATTACTTCAGCATGGGTGTGTTCATTTCTTTGCTTTAGTTCAGACCTTAATGACTTAAATAATTGTTGAACTCCAGTAACTGTCAGCACGCCAGTCTCATTGAATATTTTGTTACAGGCATGGATGCTCAAGTATCTTATGGTTTTCATTCTGAACGGAAGGAGCATCCTGAGAAATTCAAGAATCAGTTGATAAACCAGGTATCGGCCCCATTTGAAATAGAAATACTCATATTATGATCCATATATGTTCAAGATAAAATAGATATGCTCATATTTTGATCACTAACATATCGGCCCCATTTGAAAACacctttttaatttgtttttgtatatGGATTCATTTCTACCaacttaaaaaacaaaatgcTAGGATTTCCTTTATGCAGAGATCTCTCCATTACTATAATCCAGAAACAAAAATAGATTATTGTGGTTGGTTCCATTTGTCCCTTTTTCAAGCTCATGTAAATAGATCACAGTAGTGCATTACAATGATAATGTAGATTTGTCATCTTTGAAGTAAATATGTGATCTTTCTTTATCATGTTTGATTTAGAGTACTTATGCCAAGCTTGGATTCTCGGCTTCCCTTTCCAATCCTTCAAAGTGAGTAAATTGAAAAATACATGGGGCTTtcagttttcttttagttttttttatctttactaTTAATTAGAACATTATATAGGAATATAGCTCAGCTGGGAAAGGTTAAGATCATGAAGAATGGAAAATGGGAAGAACTCCCAATTCCTCCCAGTATCCGGTCTATAGTCTGTCTGAACTTGCCAAGCTTCTCAGGGGGGTTCAATCCATGGGGAACTCCAAATCAGAAGAAATCACGCTATGTATGCCAGTTCAACACTCTCCCCTTTATTTGTGTTCAATTTTTGGCATGGTCTCTggattgtttttgtttaaatttctTATAGATGTTATTGATTGATTCCTGCAGAGGGATTTGACTCCACCATATGTAGATGATGGTCTTATTGAGATTGTTGGGTTCAGAAATGCTTGGCATGGACTCGTTTTGCTCGCTCCAAAAGGCCACGGAACTCGCCTCGCACAGGTCACTAGAAACTCTggttcttttatattttaaatgtcaatgtttgtataattttgattttgatcttGATTTTGTGTTTGTTCTTCATGTAACAGGCGCGCAGAATCAGATTCGAGTTCAACAAGGGTGGGGCAGATCACACATTCATGAGGATAGACGGGGAACCATGGAAACAACCCCTCCCAGTTGATGATGATACAGTTATAGTGGAGATATCTCATCTTGGGCAAGTGAAAATGCTAGCCACTCACGAGTCTAGATCCAAAAGTGTGACAGAATCTCCTTCATCTCCCAGCCATCATGAACCTGAAACTGAACCTGACAGTggcgatgaagaagaaggatcGGTAGGAGAGGAGTGGAGAAAATTCGGGGCGGCCGAAACATTCAAAATCCCAGATGAAGTTGACATTTCTCACCTCAGTTAGCCAAGTAAGTCAAATCATAATAGACCCATGAACTATTTATAGTAAATTATTGAAAAGAGATTGATTTCCCCATTAGGAATATGTTGAAACCGAATATCTATTTGTTATTCTCTGATCAAGATTGTTGAATTTCTCTTTAGATGTAATAATAATGGAGGGAGGATCTTCTTCCtccattaatgaaatatatttttcttaatatatctatctatatatatatatatatagaagagaaagaga includes:
- the LOC124942080 gene encoding diacylglycerol kinase 5-like — its product is MTEESKSFLKNFYIPDYILLSDREKDTVFEAPACPVLVFINSKSGGQLGGNLLGTYRSLLNENQVIDLLEEAPDNVLRRVYFNLEKLKSNGDELAPQIEEKLRIIVAGGDGTAGWLLGVVSDLKLSQPPPIATVPLGTGNNLPFAFGWGKKNPGTDTDSVLSFLNRVIKAKEMKIDSWHILMRMRAPKQGDCDPLGPLDLPHSLHAFQRVSSTDTLNVEGFHTFRGGFWNYFSMGMDAQVSYGFHSERKEHPEKFKNQLINQSTYAKLGFSASLSNPSKNIAQLGKVKIMKNGKWEELPIPPSIRSIVCLNLPSFSGGFNPWGTPNQKKSRYRDLTPPYVDDGLIEIVGFRNAWHGLVLLAPKGHGTRLAQARRIRFEFNKGGADHTFMRIDGEPWKQPLPVDDDTVIVEISHLGQVKMLATHESRSKSVTESPSSPSHHEPETEPDSGDEEEGSVGEEWRKFGAAETFKIPDEVDISHLS